A single Tenacibaculum sp. 190524A02b DNA region contains:
- a CDS encoding outer membrane beta-barrel protein, which yields MIRKAILIVVLTLFNLGGFAQEQEEKNKNKISFGLSGGVNLGFLGSPIGELGNNKALDYNSYFRLGMNLNAKVYYRVNDYLRLQSGISYQGRGTEYRRKNNNVLIINTGGGSEGAYHKTRYRLDYVDIPVVLGVNLRKLFKDPDFDYKPIHFNVGFSAGFLTKSDIKSNYYASHGGSSGPFVEVNEDFREREFDHGKSFVPNMILGVSFVHYEQEDFQLTIDVNYQQSFGGVNKGAILTESEYNYDTNTSVLGISFGINFN from the coding sequence ATGATAAGAAAAGCAATTTTAATAGTGGTGTTAACGCTATTTAATTTGGGGGGATTTGCCCAAGAACAGGAAGAAAAGAACAAGAACAAAATTTCATTTGGTTTAAGTGGAGGTGTTAACCTCGGTTTTTTAGGAAGTCCAATAGGAGAATTGGGTAATAACAAAGCATTAGATTACAATAGTTACTTTAGACTAGGAATGAATTTGAATGCTAAGGTGTATTACAGAGTTAATGATTACTTACGTTTACAGTCTGGAATAAGTTACCAAGGAAGAGGTACAGAATACAGGCGAAAAAATAATAACGTATTAATTATTAATACAGGAGGAGGCTCAGAGGGTGCCTATCATAAAACAAGGTATCGATTGGATTATGTAGATATTCCAGTGGTATTGGGAGTTAATTTGAGAAAATTATTTAAAGACCCAGATTTTGACTATAAGCCAATTCATTTTAATGTAGGTTTTTCAGCAGGTTTTTTAACAAAGTCAGATATAAAAAGCAATTATTATGCTTCTCATGGAGGAAGTTCTGGTCCTTTTGTTGAGGTTAATGAAGACTTTAGAGAAAGGGAATTTGATCATGGGAAATCGTTTGTGCCAAATATGATTTTAGGGGTTTCTTTTGTGCATTATGAACAAGAAGATTTTCAATTAACCATAGATGTAAATTATCAGCAATCTTTTGGAGGTGTTAATAAAGGGGCTATTTTAACAGAGTCAGAATATAATTATGATACTAATACTAGTGTATTGGGGATTAGTTTTGGAATAAACTTTAATTAA
- a CDS encoding sigma-54 dependent transcriptional regulator: MSKILIIEDEAAIRRVLKKIISEENDSYQVEEAEDGLVGIEMIKDNDYDLVLCDIKMPKMDGVEVLEKAKKLKPEVPMVMISGHGDLDTAVNTMRLGAFDYISKPPDLNRLLNTVRNALDKKELVVENKRLKKKVSKNYEMIGESEAITHIKEIIEKVAATEARVLITGPNGTGKELVAHWLHEKSDRSKAPMIEVNCAAIPSELIESELFGHVKGSFTGANKDRAGKFEAANGGTVFLDEIGDMSLSAQAKVLRALQENKIQRVGSDKDIKVNVRVVAATNKDLKKEIAEGRFREDLYHRLAVILIKVPALNDRRDDIPLLVDFFSNKIATEQGMVKKEFSKEAVKLLQEYDWTGNIRELRNVVERLIILGEKTVSENDVKLFASK; encoded by the coding sequence ATGTCAAAAATATTAATAATAGAAGACGAAGCAGCTATTCGTAGAGTTTTAAAAAAAATTATTTCAGAAGAAAATGATAGTTATCAAGTAGAGGAAGCAGAAGATGGATTAGTAGGTATTGAAATGATAAAAGATAACGATTATGATTTAGTACTCTGCGATATAAAAATGCCTAAAATGGATGGTGTTGAAGTGTTAGAAAAGGCAAAAAAGCTAAAGCCAGAAGTGCCAATGGTAATGATTTCTGGTCATGGCGATTTAGATACAGCTGTTAATACTATGCGTTTAGGGGCTTTTGATTATATATCAAAACCGCCAGACTTAAACCGTTTGTTGAATACTGTTAGAAATGCTCTAGATAAAAAGGAGTTAGTAGTAGAAAACAAGCGTTTGAAGAAAAAGGTAAGTAAGAATTATGAGATGATTGGAGAAAGTGAAGCCATTACTCATATTAAAGAAATCATAGAAAAAGTAGCGGCAACAGAAGCTCGTGTGTTAATTACTGGTCCCAATGGTACAGGAAAAGAATTAGTAGCGCACTGGTTGCATGAAAAATCAGATCGCTCAAAAGCACCTATGATTGAGGTAAACTGTGCGGCTATTCCTTCAGAGCTAATAGAAAGTGAACTGTTTGGTCATGTGAAAGGGAGTTTTACTGGAGCAAATAAAGACAGGGCAGGAAAGTTTGAGGCTGCTAATGGAGGAACGGTTTTTTTAGATGAAATAGGAGACATGAGTCTTTCTGCACAAGCCAAAGTTTTAAGAGCTTTGCAAGAAAATAAGATTCAACGCGTAGGTTCTGATAAAGATATCAAAGTAAATGTACGTGTTGTTGCAGCTACTAATAAAGATTTAAAGAAAGAGATAGCTGAGGGGCGATTTAGAGAAGATTTATATCATCGTTTGGCTGTAATTTTAATTAAAGTTCCTGCTTTAAATGATAGGAGAGATGATATACCACTATTGGTAGATTTCTTTTCAAACAAAATAGCAACTGAACAAGGAATGGTGAAAAAAGAATTTTCAAAAGAAGCAGTAAAGCTTTTACAAGAATACGATTGGACTGGAAATATTAGAGAGTTAAGAAATGTGGTTGAACGCTTAATAATATTAGGAGAGAAAACAGTTTCAGAAAATGATGTAAAACTTTTTGCTAGTAAATAG
- a CDS encoding mechanosensitive ion channel family protein, whose amino-acid sequence MKELNEFLNYSFKFSKEISISVKAILVLIVVLILASVLLKTFKRLIVKRLQKEDKNKFDTIFSFASWFVYIVIFLVTLNSSGVNVTAIFAASAALLIGVGLALQTFFQDIISGIFIIIDQSVHVGDIIELDGKVGRVEDIKLRTTRAVTIDNKVLVIPNHKYLTSSLYNWTQNGTDTRESVSVGVAYGSDVQLVKKLLLRAAAEHPQVLKNPEPLVLFENFGDSSLDFKLIFTLNDSFKAVIPQSEIRFKIDQLFREHNISIPFPQRDVHIIK is encoded by the coding sequence ATGAAAGAGTTGAATGAGTTTTTAAATTATTCTTTTAAGTTTAGTAAAGAAATTAGTATTAGTGTAAAAGCTATATTAGTTTTAATTGTAGTATTAATACTTGCTTCAGTGTTACTAAAGACTTTTAAAAGGTTAATTGTAAAAAGATTACAAAAAGAAGATAAAAACAAGTTTGATACTATATTTTCTTTCGCAAGTTGGTTTGTGTATATTGTTATTTTCTTAGTTACACTAAATTCGTCGGGTGTAAATGTTACGGCAATATTTGCGGCATCCGCAGCACTTTTAATAGGTGTTGGTTTAGCATTACAAACCTTTTTTCAAGATATTATATCAGGTATATTTATTATCATAGATCAAAGTGTACATGTAGGTGATATTATAGAGTTAGATGGTAAAGTTGGACGAGTAGAGGATATTAAATTAAGAACTACTCGTGCTGTGACTATTGATAATAAAGTTTTGGTAATTCCAAACCATAAATACTTAACAAGTAGTTTATATAATTGGACTCAAAATGGGACGGATACTAGAGAAAGTGTGTCTGTAGGAGTAGCATATGGAAGTGATGTTCAATTAGTAAAAAAGTTATTGCTAAGAGCCGCCGCGGAACATCCTCAGGTATTAAAGAACCCAGAACCATTGGTGCTTTTTGAAAATTTTGGAGATAGTTCTTTAGATTTTAAGTTAATATTTACACTGAACGATAGCTTTAAAGCGGTGATTCCTCAGAGTGAAATTCGATTTAAAATAGATCAACTGTTTAGAGAGCATAATATTTCTATTCCATTTCCGCAAAGAGATGTTCATATTATAAAATGA
- a CDS encoding ABC transporter permease yields the protein MKKLPLIVKREFIAKVRNKSFIIMTFLSPLIMIGMGFLVFFLMKKNDEKVKNIAFVDNSGVFTKDVFKDTKTVKYQNFTQLGIDASKEKVKDGDFYGVLYIPKQDSLEVLAKSIEFYSKETPSMTVIANLEGKIDRKIRNEKLTAFGIDLAKIKASRISSDIKMYDFSGEKSSKLKNGLKIGVGAIAGYLLMMFVLIYGTSVMRSVIEEKTSRIIEVIVSSVKPFQLMMGKIIGNASAGLLQFIIWGILFLVFSIVASAMFGVSMMEMQTAKVSPEQMEAIQNAATGKGEMILQEFFRLPLLKLFCLFIFYFLGGYMLYSSLFAAVGAAVDNETDTQQFMMPIMLPLILGVYVGFATVIENPNGPIATIFSYIPFTSPIVMLMRVPFGVAWWEIILSMLTLILTFLAIVWLAAKIYRVGILSYGKKPTYKDLWKWIRYSG from the coding sequence ATGAAAAAGTTACCACTAATAGTTAAACGAGAGTTTATTGCAAAAGTTAGAAACAAATCATTCATCATTATGACTTTCTTAAGTCCGTTAATTATGATAGGAATGGGGTTTTTAGTGTTCTTTTTAATGAAAAAGAATGATGAAAAAGTTAAAAATATAGCTTTTGTAGATAATTCTGGAGTTTTTACGAAAGATGTTTTTAAGGATACCAAAACAGTAAAATATCAGAATTTTACCCAATTAGGAATTGATGCCTCTAAAGAAAAGGTGAAAGATGGTGATTTTTATGGTGTTTTATACATACCAAAACAAGATAGTTTAGAGGTTTTAGCTAAATCTATTGAATTTTATTCTAAAGAAACACCGAGTATGACGGTAATAGCAAATCTTGAAGGTAAAATAGATAGGAAGATTAGAAATGAAAAGCTTACTGCTTTTGGGATTGATTTGGCTAAAATAAAGGCTTCTCGAATTTCTTCGGATATTAAAATGTATGACTTCTCAGGAGAAAAATCATCTAAGTTAAAGAATGGATTAAAGATAGGAGTAGGAGCTATAGCTGGGTATTTATTAATGATGTTTGTATTAATTTATGGAACTTCAGTAATGCGAAGTGTTATAGAAGAAAAAACAAGTAGAATTATAGAGGTGATTGTTTCTTCTGTAAAGCCTTTCCAACTAATGATGGGAAAAATTATAGGAAACGCATCTGCTGGATTATTACAGTTCATCATTTGGGGGATTTTATTCCTAGTGTTTAGTATTGTTGCATCTGCTATGTTTGGAGTAAGTATGATGGAAATGCAAACAGCTAAAGTTTCTCCAGAACAAATGGAGGCTATTCAAAATGCAGCAACAGGAAAAGGAGAAATGATACTGCAAGAATTTTTTAGGTTACCATTATTAAAGCTTTTCTGTTTGTTTATTTTCTATTTCTTAGGAGGGTATATGTTGTATAGTTCGTTGTTTGCAGCTGTAGGTGCAGCGGTAGATAATGAGACTGATACGCAGCAATTTATGATGCCAATTATGTTGCCTTTAATTTTAGGGGTATATGTAGGGTTTGCTACAGTAATAGAAAATCCCAACGGACCTATTGCTACTATATTTTCTTATATACCTTTTACATCGCCTATTGTTATGTTAATGCGAGTACCATTTGGTGTAGCTTGGTGGGAAATTATTTTATCAATGCTCACATTAATACTAACTTTTTTAGCCATTGTGTGGTTAGCAGCTAAGATATACAGAGTAGGTATTCTATCGTATGGTAAAAAACCAACCTATAAAGATTTATGGAAATGGATTCGTTATAGCGGATAA
- a CDS encoding ABC transporter ATP-binding protein, with protein MKNLLEVNNVVKRYGDYTALNNVSIHIPKGSVFGLLGPNGAGKTSLIRIINQITMPDSGTIYLDGEALAPHHVEHIGYLPEERGLYKSMKVGEQALYLAQLKGLSKSEAKKRLKYWFDKFEIGAWWGKKIEELSKGMAQKVQFIVTVLHQPKLLIFDEPFSGFDPINAQLIAKEILQLRDEGATIIFSTHRMESVEEMCDYIALIHKSNKILDGKLEDVKREFRTNTFQVGLNTANPKEVKGGLQEKFTVSDADFATLHKGLNLNVKLEKGMSTNELLSFLSSKGEVYHFVELVPSANDIFIQAINKNS; from the coding sequence ATGAAAAACTTATTAGAGGTTAATAATGTGGTAAAACGCTATGGAGATTATACTGCATTAAACAATGTTTCTATCCATATCCCAAAAGGAAGCGTTTTTGGGCTTTTAGGACCTAATGGAGCAGGAAAAACATCGCTTATTAGAATTATTAATCAAATAACAATGCCAGATAGTGGGACTATCTATTTAGATGGAGAAGCTTTAGCACCACATCATGTTGAACATATCGGATACTTACCAGAAGAAAGAGGTTTGTATAAAAGTATGAAAGTAGGAGAACAAGCATTGTATTTAGCACAACTGAAAGGGTTGTCAAAATCAGAAGCAAAGAAACGATTGAAATATTGGTTTGATAAGTTTGAAATTGGAGCTTGGTGGGGAAAGAAAATAGAAGAATTATCAAAAGGAATGGCTCAAAAAGTTCAGTTTATAGTTACTGTTTTGCATCAACCTAAATTATTAATTTTTGACGAGCCGTTTTCTGGATTTGACCCTATTAATGCACAATTAATTGCTAAAGAAATTTTACAACTTAGAGATGAAGGAGCAACCATTATTTTTTCAACACACAGAATGGAAAGTGTAGAAGAAATGTGTGATTATATTGCTTTAATTCATAAATCAAATAAAATTTTAGATGGTAAATTAGAAGATGTAAAAAGAGAATTTAGAACCAATACTTTTCAAGTGGGATTAAATACTGCAAACCCAAAAGAAGTTAAAGGGGGGTTGCAAGAAAAATTTACTGTTTCAGATGCCGATTTTGCTACGTTACATAAAGGGCTGAATTTAAATGTTAAGCTAGAAAAAGGAATGTCAACTAATGAGTTGTTATCGTTTTTATCTAGTAAAGGAGAAGTATATCATTTTGTAGAGTTGGTTCCAAGTGCGAATGATATTTTTATTCAAGCAATCAATAAAAATAGTTAA
- a CDS encoding T9SS type A sorting domain-containing protein, whose amino-acid sequence MRKRCLTILAILSIVINAFSQNVLIPDTNFKNYLLSDLSINTNGDTEIQVSEANAFTGTINCSNRSIGSLIGIEAFINLKSLFCNDNQLTTLNVTQNSKLSMLSCERNQLTNLDVTQNIDLVTLLCTSNQLNTIDVSQNTNLMNFVCPDNSINTINVTSNSKLRQLLIDKNQLTSLDVSSNPDLTVLSFIDNQLQTINLSNNTRLVRFQADNNQFSNLNLSNNLMLEHLSCFNNQLTSLDLSVNTALRVVRLFKNQLTSLNLKNGANTNIDNSLFTIANNPNLNCVDVDNPTYSTSNWIHKDSHTNYSLNCGNQTTCVVAIPDANFKSYLLNNNTINTNGDTEIQCSEAIAYSGNINCPNSGIVDMTGVEAFVNIKGLQCYSNSIVSLDVSSNTKLRSLGCYNNNLTMLNISNNPVLKDVLCDNNQLTTIDASGSTALKFLGCRNNQITNLNLSSNLMLETLSCGNNQLSSIDVTNNINLRELYCEENGVATVNTSNNAKLTKLYCNNNQITGLDTTNNPDLTWLSCSKNNMTSIDVSNNSKLQYLFCEYNQIAVLDTNNNPDLLWLYCRNNQLTSLDLSSNTNLAKFNAIDNQLTYLNIKNTNNLNMGNSDFNVVVNPNLTCIIVDDPAYSLATWFLKDTQTSYSLNCNPVPCVVAIPDVNFKSYLVNNSSINTNGNSEIECSEAAAYTGAINCANKNISDLTGIEAFVKLTQLDFRNNQLTSVNLSSNPDLWILKSDGNQLTSLDVTQNIKLVIFSCNSNQLTSIDVTNNLLLSVFNCYGNQLTSLDVTNNANLSALNCNWNQLTSLNVSNNVNLQSFICSYNQIVNLNLSNNTMLKTFNGSNNKLKNLNLKSGSNTNIISNFFTIINNPDLTCVQVDNPTYSSLNWLNKDTQTNYGTFCAFVPMAPQPISLLKTVSVYPNPVINKLHVKSEKVAISSLEILDVSGRTLRKVKEVKEPIEVSDLKPGVYSLKIYAGKEVGVKQFIKE is encoded by the coding sequence ATGAGAAAAAGATGTCTAACCATTTTAGCTATACTAAGTATAGTAATAAATGCATTTTCACAAAATGTATTAATACCCGATACTAATTTTAAGAACTATTTATTATCAGATTTAAGTATTAATACGAATGGAGATACAGAAATTCAAGTAAGTGAAGCGAATGCTTTTACAGGTACTATTAATTGTTCAAATAGAAGTATTGGTAGTTTAATAGGAATTGAGGCTTTTATAAATTTAAAGAGTTTGTTTTGCAATGATAATCAATTAACAACATTGAATGTTACTCAAAATAGTAAGTTAAGTATGTTGTCATGTGAAAGAAATCAATTAACAAATTTAGATGTTACTCAGAATATCGATTTAGTAACTTTATTGTGTACATCCAATCAATTAAACACGATTGATGTTAGTCAAAATACAAATTTGATGAATTTTGTATGTCCTGATAATAGTATAAATACTATAAATGTAACTAGTAATTCTAAATTAAGGCAGTTGCTAATTGATAAGAATCAACTGACAAGCCTAGATGTTTCAAGCAATCCAGATTTGACAGTGTTGAGCTTTATTGATAATCAGTTACAGACTATTAACCTTTCTAATAATACACGTTTAGTAAGATTTCAGGCAGATAATAATCAGTTTTCAAATTTAAACCTTTCTAATAATTTAATGTTAGAACATTTAAGTTGTTTCAATAACCAATTAACTAGTTTAGATCTTTCAGTAAATACAGCTTTAAGGGTAGTACGATTGTTTAAAAATCAACTAACAAGTTTAAATCTGAAAAATGGAGCAAATACCAATATAGATAATTCGTTATTTACCATTGCAAATAATCCTAATTTAAATTGTGTAGATGTAGATAATCCAACATATAGTACCAGCAATTGGATTCATAAAGATTCACACACTAATTATAGTTTAAATTGTGGAAATCAAACTACATGTGTTGTAGCAATACCCGATGCAAATTTCAAAAGCTACTTATTAAATAATAATACAATTAATACAAATGGTGATACTGAAATTCAATGTTCAGAAGCAATAGCATATTCTGGAAATATTAATTGTCCTAATAGTGGAATTGTTGATATGACAGGGGTTGAAGCTTTTGTTAATATAAAAGGATTACAATGTTATAGTAATAGTATTGTAAGTTTAGATGTGTCAAGTAATACGAAGCTTAGAAGTTTAGGTTGTTACAATAATAACTTAACAATGTTAAACATATCAAATAATCCAGTTTTAAAAGATGTGCTTTGTGATAATAATCAGTTAACAACTATAGATGCTTCTGGTAGTACAGCTTTAAAGTTTTTAGGATGTAGAAATAATCAAATAACTAATTTAAACCTTTCAAGTAATTTAATGTTAGAAACATTGTCTTGTGGAAACAATCAGTTGAGCTCAATAGATGTTACCAATAATATTAATTTAAGAGAACTGTATTGTGAAGAGAATGGAGTTGCAACAGTAAATACATCTAACAACGCTAAATTAACAAAGCTGTATTGTAATAATAATCAAATAACTGGTTTAGATACTACCAATAATCCTGATTTAACTTGGTTGTCCTGTAGTAAAAACAACATGACAAGTATTGATGTGTCCAATAATTCTAAATTACAATACCTGTTTTGTGAGTATAATCAAATTGCAGTATTAGATACTAATAATAATCCAGACTTACTTTGGTTGTATTGTAGAAATAACCAATTAACTAGTTTAGATCTGAGTTCTAACACTAATTTAGCTAAATTTAATGCTATAGATAATCAATTGACGTATTTAAATATTAAAAACACTAATAATTTGAATATGGGGAATAGTGATTTCAATGTAGTAGTGAATCCTAATTTAACATGTATTATAGTTGATGATCCTGCATATAGCTTAGCTACGTGGTTTTTAAAAGACACACAAACTAGTTATAGCCTTAATTGTAATCCTGTTCCATGTGTTGTAGCTATACCAGACGTAAATTTTAAATCGTACTTGGTTAACAATAGTAGTATAAATACTAATGGAAACTCTGAGATAGAATGTAGTGAAGCTGCGGCTTACACAGGAGCTATAAATTGTGCTAACAAAAATATTTCAGACTTAACGGGAATTGAAGCATTTGTAAAGTTAACACAGTTAGATTTTAGAAATAATCAACTAACAAGCGTAAACTTAAGTAGCAATCCAGATTTATGGATTTTAAAAAGTGATGGAAATCAACTTACTTCTTTAGACGTTACTCAAAATATAAAATTGGTTATTTTTAGCTGTAATAGCAATCAATTAACTAGTATTGATGTAACTAATAACTTGCTATTATCAGTTTTTAATTGTTATGGGAATCAATTAACTTCTTTAGATGTAACAAATAATGCAAATTTAAGTGCATTAAATTGTAACTGGAATCAATTAACTAGTTTAAATGTGAGTAATAATGTGAATTTACAGTCATTTATTTGTTCATATAATCAAATTGTAAATTTAAATCTATCAAATAATACAATGTTAAAAACTTTCAATGGTTCTAATAATAAATTAAAAAACTTAAATCTTAAAAGTGGAAGTAATACTAACATTATCAGTAATTTTTTCACAATTATTAATAATCCAGATTTGACATGCGTACAAGTTGATAACCCAACCTACAGTTCATTAAACTGGTTGAATAAAGATACACAAACCAATTATGGAACTTTTTGTGCTTTTGTACCTATGGCACCACAGCCAATAAGTTTATTAAAAACAGTAAGTGTATATCCTAATCCAGTAATAAATAAGTTACATGTTAAGTCAGAGAAAGTGGCGATTTCTAGTCTTGAAATTTTAGATGTTTCTGGACGAACTTTAAGAAAAGTAAAAGAAGTAAAAGAGCCTATTGAAGTTTCAGATTTAAAACCAGGTGTTTATTCTTTAAAAATTTATGCAGGCAAGGAAGTAGGAGTAAAACAATTTATAAAAGAATAA
- a CDS encoding MarR family winged helix-turn-helix transcriptional regulator has translation MDKNKSIDHQLRATWQAVAKLYNEQAAKHNSTMATAFALLNIDFEKGTPSTALGPLMGMEPTSLSRLLKTMEDKEFIFREKNPNDGRSVIIKLTDLGKKMREVSKGHVYQFNNKVREFVSEKELDNFFKVTTTINKLITDKLIYEDNINNEAV, from the coding sequence ATGGATAAAAACAAGTCAATAGATCATCAGTTACGAGCTACGTGGCAGGCGGTTGCAAAATTGTATAACGAACAAGCCGCAAAACACAATAGTACTATGGCTACCGCTTTTGCTCTACTTAATATTGATTTCGAAAAAGGAACCCCTTCTACAGCTTTAGGACCTTTAATGGGAATGGAACCAACTAGTCTTTCAAGACTTTTAAAAACCATGGAAGACAAAGAGTTTATTTTTAGAGAGAAAAACCCTAATGATGGTAGAAGTGTAATTATTAAACTTACCGACCTTGGTAAAAAAATGCGCGAGGTTTCTAAAGGGCACGTATATCAATTTAATAATAAAGTAAGAGAATTTGTTTCTGAAAAAGAGTTAGATAACTTTTTTAAAGTAACAACAACTATAAACAAACTTATTACAGATAAGTTGATTTATGAAGATAACATTAACAACGAAGCTGTATAA